From a region of the Oryza sativa Japonica Group chromosome 6, ASM3414082v1 genome:
- the LOC4340128 gene encoding GDSL esterase/lipase APG, whose protein sequence is MEVKCLLLLALFLLLGTHGGEAQPLVPAVMTFGDSSVDVGNNDYLKTIIKANFPPYGRDFKNQVPTGRFCNGKLATDITAETLGFESYAPAYLSPDASGKNLLIGANFASAGSGYYDHTALLYHAIPLSQQLEYFKEYQSKLAAVAGSSQAQSIINGSLYIISAGASDFVQNYYINPFLYKTQTADQFSDRLVGIFKNTVAQLYSMGARRIGVTSLPPLGCLPAAITLFGYGSSGCVSRLNSDAQNFNGKMNVTVDSLSKTYSDLKIAVFDIYTPLYDLVTSPQSQGFTEARRGCCGTGTVETTVLLCNPKSIGTCPNATTYVFWDAVHPSEAANQVLADSLLAEGINLVT, encoded by the exons ATGGAGGTGAAGTGCTTGCTGCTCCTGGCTCTCTTCCTTCTGCTAGGAACACATGGTGGTGAAGCGCAGCCGCTCGTGCCGGCCGTCATGACGTTCGGTGACTCATCGGTGGACGTAGGTAACAATGACTACCTCAAAACCATCATCAAGGCAAACTTCCCTCCCTACGGAAGGGACTTCAAGAACCAGGTACCCACGGGGAGGTTCTGCAACGGCAAGCTGGCTACTGATATCACTG CCGAGACGTTGGGGTTTGAAAGCTACGCACCTGCGTATCTCAGCCCAGATGCGTCAGGGAAGAACCTTCTGATTGGAGCCAACTTTGCATCTGCAGGATCTGGCTACTATGACCACACTGCACTTCTGTAT CATGCTATTCCTTTGTCCCAACAATTGGAGTACTTCAAGGAGTACCAATCTAAGCTGGCAGCCGTGGCCGGAAGCAGCCAGGCCCAGTCAATCATCAACGGCTCATTGTACATCATCAGCGCCGGTGCCAGCGATTTCGTCCAGAATTACTACATCAATCCTTTCCTCTACAAGACCCAGACCGCCGACCAGTTCTCCGACCGCCTCGTCGGCATCTTCAAAAACACCGTGGCA CAACTGTACAGCATGGGAGCACGGCGCATCGGCGTGacgtcgctgccgccgttggGCTGCCTACCGGCGGCGATCACGCTGTTCGGCTACGGCAGCAGCGGGTGCGTCTCGAGGCTCAACAGCGACGCCCAGAACTTCAACGGCAAGATGAACGTCACCGTCGACTCGCTTTCGAAGACCTACTCCGACCTCAAGATCGCCGTGTTCGACATCTACACGCCCCTCTACGACCTCGTCACCTCTCCTCAATCCCAAG GATTCACGGAGGCGAGGAGGGGATGCTGCGGGACAGGGACGGTGGAGACGACGGTGCTTCTGTGCAACCCCAAGTCGATCGGCACCTGCCCGAACGCGACGACGTACGTGTTCTGGGACGCCGTCCACCCGTCGGAGGCGGCGAACCAGGTGCTCGCCGACTCCCTCCTCGCCGAGGGCATCAACCTGGTCACATAA
- the LOC9269917 gene encoding nuclear speckle RNA-binding protein A, translating into MADPYRAYAPPSSLGRDPQGDFPRHPPSEGSYYASRMAALHGTSDILRHDVPLQPRAYGLDGAAGASHPALAGLGGLAAGTTARGPSPLEDPALVRRSSSLGKTASIPDVEHPRPLLNLDGPREDESNILFVDGLPTDCTRREVAHLFRPFVGFKDIRLVHKEPRHSSDRAYVLCFVEFSDAKCAITAMEALQEYRFDERKPDAAVLNIKFARFPFRPAAAPHDDRRRLTLH; encoded by the exons atggcCGATCCCTACCGCGCTtacgcccctccctcctctctcggcCGAG ATCCGCAGGGTGATTTTCCTAGGCATCCTCCATCCGAGGGCTCTTATTATGCTTCAAGAATGGCTGCTCTCCATGGAACATCAGATATACTTAGACATGAT GTACCATTACAGCCAAGAGCTTATGGTTTGGATGGTGCAGCAGGAGCAAGTCATCCTGCTTTGGCTGGTCTTGGTGGACTGGCTGCTGGAACTACAGCTCGGGGGCCTAGTCCACTGGAAGACCCAGCTTTAGTAAGGAGAAGTTCTTCTCTAGGAAAAACTGCTAGTATTCCAGATGTTGAGCATCCCAGACCCCTTCTGAACCTTGATGGTCCAAGAGAAGATGAATCCAACATTCTCTTTGTTGATGGTCTCCCTACTGATTGCACAAGGAGAGAAGTGGCCC ATTTGTTCCGTCCTTTTGTTGGCTTCAAGGACATCAGACTAGTGCATAAGGAGCCAAGACAT AGTAGTGATAGGGCCTATGTTCTATGCTTTGTGGAGTTCAGTGATGCAAAATGTGCAATAACTGCTATGGAGGCTCTCCAAG AATACCGCTTCGACGAGAGGAAACCCGACGCCGCTGTTCTTAATATCAAGTTTGCAAGGTTCCCTTTCCGGCCGGCCGCTGCCCCCCATGATGATCGGAGACGCCTTACCTTGCACTGA